Proteins encoded in a region of the Benincasa hispida cultivar B227 chromosome 2, ASM972705v1, whole genome shotgun sequence genome:
- the LOC120072116 gene encoding proline-rich receptor-like protein kinase PERK2, with product MSSISSFSSSSASMSPPPNPRRTLKTPVSTKPSHDGPSSASQRPFRSKPIKTTTNPKSSKTHQKSKTTAKPKPKTPTKPRQQRPSFSAAAKKPYIKPAPPPSIPNITSVGVMHDPIPAHLHNAPSPVVRTLPPLSIQPLATIHLIEAEGASQPLPPRSPIIISSPGSPHTPSGTLPITPSRPSSDSPASERNIVELAELAQRDVLEVFGAILASLNQGQEEEEQVMHPDPTNTSLESDEVERYAMMLEV from the coding sequence ATGTCGTCGATAAGTTCCTTCTCATCTTCCTCTGCTTCAATGTCACCCCCTCCAAACCCTCGCCGAACTTTAAAAACCCCCGTTTCGACCAAGCCTTCACACGACGGGCCTTCCTCTGCATCCCAGCGACCATTTCGGTCGAAACCCATCAAAACCACCACAAACCCAAAATCCtctaaaacccaccaaaaatCCAAAACTACCGCAAAACCTAAACCcaaaactcccactaaaccaaGGCAGCAACGCCCTTCTTTCTCCGCAGCTGCCAAGAAACCCTACATAAAGCCTGCCCCACCACCGTCCATTCCAAATATTACGTCGGTGGGTGTGATGCATGACCCTATTCCTGCTCATCTCCACAACGCACCATCGCCCGTAGTGCGTACACTTCCTCCATTATCCATCCAACCCTTAGCCACCATTCACCTCATTGAAGCAGAAGGAGCTAGCCAACCTCTTCCGCCGCGTTCACCCATTATCATTTCATCTCCTGGATCGCCGCATACCCCATCTGGCACCCTACCAATCACTCCCTCCAGGCCCAGCTCTGATAGTCCTGCGTCAGAACGAAACATCGTGGAACTTGCGGAATTAGCTCAGAGAGACGTGCTAGAAGTTTTCGGAGCGATCTTGGCAAGTTTGAATCAAggccaagaagaagaggaacAAGTGATGCATCCTGACCCAACCAACACATCACTTGAAAGCGATGAAGTGGAACGCTACGCGATGATGCTTGAAGTAtag
- the LOC120071560 gene encoding non-structural maintenance of chromosomes element 4 homolog A isoform X2 encodes MRPVKREPTASNRSNRSRGGGGDGGTVDAASLKDIKRERVARERENSGEDNTTEEEVGQQDLTKRRVLRSRYLAVIHEISERREDLSKDPDKFNVIINEVEKLHEQVQKPREQVADAEVLQDIANSLVTSIRSQSNEGVTPSDFVSCLLREFADINSSMKSEEHDLVSVSWKDIGLSVSSIFMNGHGCRTMLGPMSNQLKQRKTNNVSRKRSRPTESSRPAEVEDTGSEAKTDTDKNMGIMFGILRRNKTVKLEHLILNRKSFAQTVENLFALSFLVKDGRAEITIDKNGSHFVSPKNAPAHSAIMSHEVNYSHFVFRFDYKDWKPMVDMVPVGEELMPHRNFLNSVQVSEAEETADDSEAAGLPTTPIRKLSRNRGLVMQSVVEDSPDNGSQSGATAILRCKRKLSQG; translated from the exons ATGAGGCCTGTCAAACGCGAACCTACCGCCAGCAACCGCAGTAATCGGAGTAGAGGCGGCGGTGGCGATGGCGGCACTGTCGATGCTGCGAGTTTAAAGGATATTAAGCGGGAGAGGGTTGCTCGGGAGCGTGAGAACTCCGGCGAAGACAACACGACTGAAGAAGAAGTGGGTCAGCAAGACTTGACGAAGCGGCGGGTCCTTCGCTCTCGGTATCTTGCGGTTATTCATGAGATCAGTG AAAGAAGAGAGGATTTGTCGAAGGATCCGGATAAGTTTAATGTTATCATCAATGAGGTGGAAAAGTTGCACGAGCAAG TTCAGAAGCCAAGGGAACAAGTTGCTGATGCAGAAGTTTTGCAAGATATTGCAAACTCCCTTGTGACCTCTATTAGGTCCCAGTCAAATGAAGGTGTTACTCCATCAGATTTTGTTAGTTGTCTGCTCAGAGAATTTGCCGACATTAACAGTAGTATGAAATCTGAAGAACATGACCTGGTTTCTGTCAGTTGGAAAGATATTGGACTCAGTGTTTCATCTATTTTCATGAATGGCCATGGATGCCGCaccat GCTTGGACCTATGAGCAATCAGTTGAAGCAGCGAAAGACTAATAATGTTTCCAGGAAACGCTCCAGGCCTACTGAAAGTTCTAGACCTGCAGAG GTTGAAGATACTGGGTCCGAAGCAAAAACAGATACAGATAAGAACATGGGCATCATGTTTGGAATTTTGAGGAGGAATAAAACCGTTAAACTTGAACACTTGATATTGAATAGGAAGTCTTTTGCACAGACTGTAGAGAATTTATTTGCTCTATCCTTTCTGGTTAAGGATGGTCGGGCTGAGATaactattgataaaaatggttCTCACTTTGTGT CACCAAAGAATGCCCCTGCCCATAGTGCCATTATGTCACATGAAGTTAATTACAGTCATTTTGTATTCAGATTCGATTACAAGGATTGGAAG CCAATGGTGGATATGGTACCAGTTGGAGAGGAGCTGATGCCCCACAGGAATTTTCTGAACTCAGTGCAGGTGTCCGAAGCAGAAGAAACAGCGGACGATTCTGAAGCGGCAGGCTTGCCTACAACACCAATCCGAAAGCTGTCAAGAAATCGAGGTTTAGTTATGCAATCTGTTGTTGAAGATTCTCCTGATAATGGCTCTCAATCAGGAGCAACTGCAATTTTGAGGTGCAAGAGAAAGCTTAGTCAAGGTTAG
- the LOC120071560 gene encoding non-structural maintenance of chromosomes element 4 homolog A isoform X1: protein MRPVKREPTASNRSNRSRGGGGDGGTVDAASLKDIKRERVARERENSGEDNTTEEEVGQQDLTKRRVLRSRYLAVIHEISERREDLSKDPDKFNVIINEVEKLHEQVQKPREQVADAEVLQDIANSLVTSIRSQSNEGVTPSDFVSCLLREFADINSSMKSEEHDLVSVSWKDIGLSVSSIFMNGHGCRTMLGPMSNQLKQRKTNNVSRKRSRPTESSRPAEVEDTGSEAKTDTDKNMGIMFGILRRNKTVKLEHLILNRKSFAQTVENLFALSFLVKDGRAEITIDKNGSHFVSPKNAPAHSAIMSHEVNYSHFVFRFDYKDWKPMVDMVPVGEELMPHRNFLNSVQVSEAEETADDSEAAGLPTTPIRKLSRNRGLVMQSVVEDSPDNGSQSGATAILRCKRKLSQGQSETKLMKIMEARTSR, encoded by the exons ATGAGGCCTGTCAAACGCGAACCTACCGCCAGCAACCGCAGTAATCGGAGTAGAGGCGGCGGTGGCGATGGCGGCACTGTCGATGCTGCGAGTTTAAAGGATATTAAGCGGGAGAGGGTTGCTCGGGAGCGTGAGAACTCCGGCGAAGACAACACGACTGAAGAAGAAGTGGGTCAGCAAGACTTGACGAAGCGGCGGGTCCTTCGCTCTCGGTATCTTGCGGTTATTCATGAGATCAGTG AAAGAAGAGAGGATTTGTCGAAGGATCCGGATAAGTTTAATGTTATCATCAATGAGGTGGAAAAGTTGCACGAGCAAG TTCAGAAGCCAAGGGAACAAGTTGCTGATGCAGAAGTTTTGCAAGATATTGCAAACTCCCTTGTGACCTCTATTAGGTCCCAGTCAAATGAAGGTGTTACTCCATCAGATTTTGTTAGTTGTCTGCTCAGAGAATTTGCCGACATTAACAGTAGTATGAAATCTGAAGAACATGACCTGGTTTCTGTCAGTTGGAAAGATATTGGACTCAGTGTTTCATCTATTTTCATGAATGGCCATGGATGCCGCaccat GCTTGGACCTATGAGCAATCAGTTGAAGCAGCGAAAGACTAATAATGTTTCCAGGAAACGCTCCAGGCCTACTGAAAGTTCTAGACCTGCAGAG GTTGAAGATACTGGGTCCGAAGCAAAAACAGATACAGATAAGAACATGGGCATCATGTTTGGAATTTTGAGGAGGAATAAAACCGTTAAACTTGAACACTTGATATTGAATAGGAAGTCTTTTGCACAGACTGTAGAGAATTTATTTGCTCTATCCTTTCTGGTTAAGGATGGTCGGGCTGAGATaactattgataaaaatggttCTCACTTTGTGT CACCAAAGAATGCCCCTGCCCATAGTGCCATTATGTCACATGAAGTTAATTACAGTCATTTTGTATTCAGATTCGATTACAAGGATTGGAAG CCAATGGTGGATATGGTACCAGTTGGAGAGGAGCTGATGCCCCACAGGAATTTTCTGAACTCAGTGCAGGTGTCCGAAGCAGAAGAAACAGCGGACGATTCTGAAGCGGCAGGCTTGCCTACAACACCAATCCGAAAGCTGTCAAGAAATCGAGGTTTAGTTATGCAATCTGTTGTTGAAGATTCTCCTGATAATGGCTCTCAATCAGGAGCAACTGCAATTTTGAGGTGCAAGAGAAAGCTTAGTCAAG GACAAAGTGAAACGAAGTTGATGAAAATTATGGAAGCAAGAACAAGCAGATGA